TTGGTCCCCCCGCAACGATAGACTGTGAACCCCGTCAGGCCCGGAAGGGAGCAGCGGTAGCAGTTGATTCGGGTGCCGGGGTGTGGCTCTTAGAGCTGCCGCCCAACTTGTGAAGCCCTATGAGCTATTTGGCATTAGCACGTAAATGGCGACCACGTACTTTTTCTCAACTGGTTGGCCAGGAACACATTAATAAAGCGCTAATTAATTCGCTTAACCAGCAGCGATTACATCATGCTTATCTTTTTACAGGAACCCGTGGTGTAGGAAAGACAAGCATAGCTCGTCTTTTAGCTAAAGCTCTGAATTGTGAACAAGGAATTGGAGCAGAGCCTTGTTTAAATTGTGAAGCCTGTACCTCTATCGAACAAGGACGCTTTTTAGACCTGATTGAAATTGATGGAGCCTCAAGAACACGTGTCGAAGACACGCGCGAATTACTGGAGAATGTTCAGTACGCCCCCACCCATGGTCGCTTCAAAATTTATTTAATTGATGAAGTCCATATGCTTTCACAGCATAGCTTTAATGCCTTACTAAAAACACTTGAAGAGCCACCAACACATGTAAAATTTTTACTGGCAACAACTGATCCACAGAAATTACCTGTAACTGTACTTTCACGCTGTTTGCAATTTCATCTTAAACATTTGACAGCAGAATTGATTAGTCAACATCTGCACTATATTCTTACAGCGGAGCATTTAAATTTTGAGGCAGCTGCCTTGGAGATTTTGGCTAAAGCTGCTAAAGGTAGTATGCGCGATGCCTTAAGTTTGCTCGATCAAGCCATTGCCTGCTGCAATGGAAATTTAGTAGCCTCCGAAGTAAAAGCAATTTTAGGGTATACCCAACAAGATTATGCAATTCATTTAATAGAGGCTTTGGCAACTGCAAACCCCCAAATAATTTTACAGATTAGCCGACAAATTGCAGCCGAAGGCGGGCATTTTCGCTATGTGTTAGATGAGTTTCTGCACCACCTGCATGATATTACTATTTATCAAAGTATTGGGGATAATGATTTATTGGAAATTAGCTTACAAGTTAAATCATTAGCTAAACAATTTACTCCAGA
This region of Legionella clemsonensis genomic DNA includes:
- the dnaX gene encoding DNA polymerase III subunit gamma/tau translates to MSYLALARKWRPRTFSQLVGQEHINKALINSLNQQRLHHAYLFTGTRGVGKTSIARLLAKALNCEQGIGAEPCLNCEACTSIEQGRFLDLIEIDGASRTRVEDTRELLENVQYAPTHGRFKIYLIDEVHMLSQHSFNALLKTLEEPPTHVKFLLATTDPQKLPVTVLSRCLQFHLKHLTAELISQHLHYILTAEHLNFEAAALEILAKAAKGSMRDALSLLDQAIACCNGNLVASEVKAILGYTQQDYAIHLIEALATANPQIILQISRQIAAEGGHFRYVLDEFLHHLHDITIYQSIGDNDLLEISLQVKSLAKQFTPEDIQLFYQIGIKGSEEMYLAPTLAMGFEMTILRMLTFRPAPKIKPPALAFERSTDNMQVTNNEVNNFNKESSAPDLSASLQSTDTVVKLSPTESESARFEKQIDAPSIESVSTTEQLATGENWAQILGQLKLTGLAFNAAENAELLVKTGREITLRVAKGHESLFTPAIVHRIEQALSNYYREAIKIALTCEEVIHSSPAQQKQVVQHQRQQEAELSLEEDAFFQQLKQEFSAELVKNSIESIKDEL